The genomic DNA cctaacgtgtacggacctaacgtgtctaaaatgtctaacgtgtatatgtcattttaggttctccacatgactccaatttctatcatgccaatcatgcaaacctatcgtgtatcgtgcaaacctaacgtgtacggacctaacgtgtctaaaatgtctaacgtgtatgtcattttaggttttcaacatcggtcaAAATCTACCATGCCAACCATgctaacctatcgtgtatcgtgcaaacctaatgtgtatggacctaacgtgtctaaaatgtctaacgtgcagacttttacagtgtttagtcatgcacgtttgtcctacacgtttgggttctataatgtacaatggcatacaattgcccatagcacgatagcttccacaatgtgaaacgtgcatttttaccaactactggccatagctcagtaagaaaactgaaagaaaaacaGGTTTGGGGAGATTCTAGTCCGAATGATTGGTAGAAAGTAACGAACAGTTTGGTTTAATAAATGGATCGCAGATACGACCGTCATGGTCAAAAAGCTATTAAATAAATTCAGTCTGTTATTTGTCTGCGACAATGTCACCGGGGTCGAGCTTTTCGTCGACTCTGCAGTTGCAATAATGAGAAAAGTATGAACGCTCTAATGCGACACATCTGCTGGTCGTCTACGCAGCGTTCAGTATTGTATGAGCACCTTGAATTGTATAGTTGAGTATTGTATGTGATTGGCGCATAAGTGTTCTTTTACAAACAGGAAACAAACTGCAAAGATGACAGCTTCTTTCGGTCCAGCTCAAAATCTGCCGATAATTATGAACCAAGACGAACCGAATCTTTCTAGATCGCCCACAGACAACAGCACCGACCAGGTTAATAACCAGACAACATTAGGAAAGAGGGACAATAATACAGCTAGTAATGACACGCATTTGGTGAAAAACTTACTACAAATACTTTCGTCACCTTGGAGACAGAACGATTCAAATAAAGACAGGGTAAGGTAAGCTGTCCAACCAGTGTGAGTTGTTGGTTTACATTTTCAGCGAAAACTCTGCTAGGAATCAAATGCAAACTGCTTTTAAATAAACTCTCTGAATTCCAATGTGctgattttcaaaataaggTCAATGAGTTACTATCTTTTGGTAGAATTGCTGTGTACTTTGATAGGCAGGAACATCGGGAATATAGATGTATATATCGACTCTGAGAGGCAAatggaaacaaaaaataaaaatatcacagaCTCAAATTTCTGTTCAGAGTAAAATGgctttgtttcaaaaattatcgaAGAGAAGGGTTTATAATGATTAATTTGCTGTTCTTGGACTCATGCATTATTTCCTATCACATTCTTATCACATGCCATCGTTCCTGTAGACAGAAACTGGCGAAATTCGTCGACGTGCGAAACATGTTCATACTCACGAAGAAAAATGTCAAAGTCTCACAGGTTATTCACGGAACGTTAGGAGATCTGCCGTTTAAAATACCACGCGATCTTCATCAACTCTTACCAGAGGTACTAAAATACACCTGCATTTTACACCAGCTTGATGGAACATCTCTTGCAAGAAATGCAAATTCATGACGTATTGCTATGACTTAGTGGACTGTGCCGATATACATCGCTAGCACTTGTCGGTTTTGTTTGCCTGGTCAGCTCGGACGGTCAGCAAATCTTACAAGGTCAATCATAGTTGACCCTTATGGTCAATGGTTGTGTTTTCGTAGACCTCCAACTATGTAGAACTGCGCTGTCTTTTTCAACTATTTCAATCATCTAGAGTGACGTTgctaaacattattattattattattattattattattattattattgttttccTTTATTCAGCACATTACCAGATAATCCGGAAAATCAAACTAGAATGAAGACTATTCGCATTAAAATCCTCTTGACTTCAAAAGTACTTTAACTCGGCTAAATGTTTTCCCGTAGAGTTAGTTAGGAACAAAAAGGTGTAAAGAACTGTTTCATGGTTGTTGTTTGAAACATCCAACAGAGGCAGCTGTTCGTAGATCGGACTTACAACACGTGTAGTGTTGTTGGCAGCGGTGGAATACTGTTGAATAGTAGCTGTGGACATCAGATTGACTCAGCCGACGCTGTCATAAGGTATTAACGTGTAATAATCGCAAATACGACATCTTGATAATAGATGCGGGGACATAATCGCGTGTACGAATCTGTTCCTCACACTTCATGCCTTACTGAAACGATACATATTTTAAATGGTGTACCTTTCAATGGCACTCCCCTTCATATATCGAATTCCATCTGAAATTGTATATCCTATTTGCATAGTTTTCCAGTCTGTTGAGTCGCAGCCCTGCGGATATAAGCAAACATATGCAAATGTACAAATAGCATGAATTTTAGTCGCATGGTATATtagtacacacatacatgtatgaacgCATATCCACACATACACGCAATATGGAGTTAGAGGGTTTGAGTCTTCCATGTATTTCTCTATATCTCTCCGCGTGTTTCTGAAAACCCGACAACCGCAATATGTTTGGCAATGGTATTTCATGACAAAATTCGTCGCATTCGCTTTTCGCAagtaattttcttcaaaactgaTCTATCGCCCGAAGGTTTCGAAAATACTTTTGCGAGTACCTAGGGTTTTGTCTTAGTTACCTCTGTTCAAATGACGAGTTGTAGGTGAATTCAATTAATAATATTTGTGCTAAGACTCCTCAGTAGTTTTCCTGGTTACGATACGTCATTTGAGATGGCTAGCCGCATTTAAATAAATGGACGTGGTATGCAAATATAACCCTGCATATTATAAGCGAACAATATTAtgctaaatttatattttattttcaggttaaatttaccgacattaggaccattttcaaaagacgTCGGGAACAAGACCACCTTTTCGACATTCAACAAATCCCAGTTCGGAAAGTGAGTGTATAAGTTTAGTATTATTTCTCAAGGACTGTAATCGTATTGTGTTTCAAATCATCGTACAAAAATGAAGCCGTTCTGCTATTCTTTGAGTCAAATTTGTTTCTATGAAACTGGTcgacaaaaaattcaaaatttactgcAAGTTTTGAAGGCGAATTTATCGTCGCTACTCTTGCTTGTAATCAATCGTGTAATTCACGGTACAGCTTGTCACTACGACAAGATGGCAGACTTTCAGTTGCATCTCCATCCATGTCAACAGCTAATACAAGCATAATCCACATTGCTGATGTTATGAATTAAGTGAGTAAAAGGGTAAGAAATAAGTATGTAAATATGGAACACTACATGATAATAaattatcataataataattaattacCACTATAATCACTATCACATGTCgttgtcaccatcatcatcatcgtcgtcgttgtCGTTGTTTCCAGTTCCATATATGGTCTTGTCAACAGAAATATCCCCTAACCATTGTTGTTCAATAATCTGTGTTGCAGGTATCGTAATCTGGTGACTCCTAAGGATCGACAGAGATTTCTTTCTGACGTCAAAGGCTATAAAGATCTGGCGATTTTGCTCCATTCCACCAAATTTTTCTTTCCAGCGAGTGTTCGAGCGGCGAAGGCAGCGACGGGGCATGTCTACTTCATGCACCCCCATCCCTTCAGTGATGTGTGGAAGTTTTGGAAAAGTGAAAATCATAATGAACGTCTTAGCTCAGGTATCACAACTGTTTTAGCGTTCAGTATTTTGCTAGAAGGATCTATAGTAATTTTACCTTGCAATATGAACATTTTTCTAGGcagtaaatttgaaagaaaatagcagCTATTAACGAATACTTCTGTTGCCTTGTTGCGATAATCGTATTCAGTACGCCAGTTCATCAACTCAAAAGCAACAATCTGCAAAATACGAATGCTTCCAAGTTTTCGTGCCTAATTCCTTCTCACTAACACACAGATTGACGCTCGTATCTTTAATGAGTATATTTTCTATAGACGGTGAGTGGGTTTTCTAAACACAGTACATCTGTAGACCTACAATGTAAGCCCACGTTTATCCTGTAAATACcggtaaaatgcaatttttgatTGTCTCGGCTCGCTGACTTTAATTCCTTCTCTCCTTGACATTTGGTTACTGActgtaaaatatgaaagagTAAAAAGGTCCCGGAGAGAAATAACAGCTTGACAAGATTCGGAGATACATTTTGTAAGTTGTGGTGTCCTTTGAAAGTATTCCGCCGAGAGGATGCCTAACCGTATTAAACTATTTCTTTTTACATCGCTCGATACCAGAGTTCATAATTCAGTAACTTCAGTAGAGGGAACAACACGTGTATCTTGCAGTTTATTGACCAGGGAGAatcaaattttaattaaaatattgaatttgatAGCTTTATTTAGTCGTTATTTGCCGACGCAAATTATTTACACAATTTAAGCATTGTTTTCCTTTCATGCATTGCAGGGTTTTATCTTGCTACCTTGGCGCTGTCAAACTGTAATCTACTAAACCTGTATGGGTTCTGGCCGTTTGACTTGGGACCAAAAGGACATAAAAGGAGCTACCATTACTACAACGACATGCGAGTGAGCAAAGCTCACAATTTTGCGGACGAATTCAAAGCATTGACAATGTTGCATAAGCAAGGCGTGCTCAAGGTTCACGTCCATCCTTGCAAAGATGATGTCAATCTTTGATTTGATTGGTTGGCTGGCAGAGAGAAGACAGAGTGTCACTGGTATCAACATGACCACGTAACCAGAAAATATATTCCTCCTCTCACCGTGGCTTGCCCCATTATAGGGCGGAGGTTTGTCTCATTATAGGAAGAAAAGAAGAGGTGCTCAGATTGCAAAAAATAAGATCTCAGAAGTAATATGAAGTCTGAGCTTATTAGCGTCTTTTACGTGACCCTGGATGTTGTGTTGAACTGACTTCAGTTTATTGGAGATAAACGCAGCTGTCTT from Ptychodera flava strain L36383 chromosome 12, AS_Pfla_20210202, whole genome shotgun sequence includes the following:
- the LOC139145311 gene encoding alpha-N-acetylneuraminide alpha-2,8-sialyltransferase-like isoform X2, translating into MVVCLRVVGGRRKTVVSVCLLLLLCGYAYIMFSSNVVSVKYPGLTHRIKLAPRKQTAKMTASFGPAQNLPIIMNQDEPNLSRSPTDNSTDQVNNQTTLGKRDNNTASNDTHLVKNLLQILSSPWRQNDSNKDRVRQKLAKFVDVRNMFILTKKNVKVSQVIHGTLGDLPFKIPRDLHQLLPERQLFVDRTYNTCSVVGSGGILLNSSCGHQIDSADAVIRLNLPTLGPFSKDVGNKTTFSTFNKSQFGKYRNLVTPKDRQRFLSDVKGYKDLAILLHSTKFFFPASVRAAKAATGHVYFMHPHPFSDVWKFWKSENHNERLSSGFYLATLALSNCNLLNLYGFWPFDLGPKGHKRSYHYYNDMRVSKAHNFADEFKALTMLHKQGVLKVHVHPCKDDVNL
- the LOC139145311 gene encoding alpha-N-acetylneuraminide alpha-2,8-sialyltransferase-like isoform X3; this translates as MVFRLSCRLSVSLCRSMGLIKQNRRGERIMVVCLRVVGGRRKTVVSVCLLLLLCGYAYIMFSSNVVSVKYPGLTHRIKLAPRKQTAKMTASFGPAQNLPIIMNQDEPNLSRSPTDNSTDQVNNQTTLGKRDNNTASNDTHLVKNLLQILSSPWRQNDSNKDRRQLFVDRTYNTCSVVGSGGILLNSSCGHQIDSADAVIRLNLPTLGPFSKDVGNKTTFSTFNKSQFGKYRNLVTPKDRQRFLSDVKGYKDLAILLHSTKFFFPASVRAAKAATGHVYFMHPHPFSDVWKFWKSENHNERLSSGFYLATLALSNCNLLNLYGFWPFDLGPKGHKRSYHYYNDMRVSKAHNFADEFKALTMLHKQGVLKVHVHPCKDDVNL
- the LOC139145311 gene encoding alpha-N-acetylneuraminide alpha-2,8-sialyltransferase-like isoform X1 produces the protein MVFRLSCRLSVSLCRSMGLIKQNRRGERIMVVCLRVVGGRRKTVVSVCLLLLLCGYAYIMFSSNVVSVKYPGLTHRIKLAPRKQTAKMTASFGPAQNLPIIMNQDEPNLSRSPTDNSTDQVNNQTTLGKRDNNTASNDTHLVKNLLQILSSPWRQNDSNKDRVRQKLAKFVDVRNMFILTKKNVKVSQVIHGTLGDLPFKIPRDLHQLLPERQLFVDRTYNTCSVVGSGGILLNSSCGHQIDSADAVIRLNLPTLGPFSKDVGNKTTFSTFNKSQFGKYRNLVTPKDRQRFLSDVKGYKDLAILLHSTKFFFPASVRAAKAATGHVYFMHPHPFSDVWKFWKSENHNERLSSGFYLATLALSNCNLLNLYGFWPFDLGPKGHKRSYHYYNDMRVSKAHNFADEFKALTMLHKQGVLKVHVHPCKDDVNL